Proteins from a genomic interval of Streptomyces sp. SID8374:
- the hpnE gene encoding hydroxysqualene dehydroxylase HpnE, producing the protein MSDETQPPVAVVVGGGLAGITAALRLADAGLDVTLLEGRPRLGGLAFSFQRGDLTVDNGQHVYLRCCTGYRWFLDRIEAAHLAPLQDRLDVPVLDVGRAAGPRLGRLRRTGLPVPLHLAGGLAAYPHLSLAEKANVGRAALALGRLDPADPALDRIDFATWLKQHGQSERTIEALWDLVGVATLNATASHASMALAAKVFKTGLLSEPGAADIGWATVPLGELHDTLARKALDTAGVRTELRAKVGSLTRTEDGRWSVETAGEHLTADTVVLAVPQHETHDLLPAGALDEPDLLLDIDNAPILNVHVVYDRKVLRRPFFAAIGSPVQWVFDRTHSSGLKGPGQYLAVSQSAAQDEIDLPVAELRERYLPELERLLPAARGAGIRDFFVTRERTATFAPAPGVGALRPGPRTRAPGLHLSGAWTATGWPATMEGAVRSGSQAADAALHDLGRPHGHPLQEAA; encoded by the coding sequence ATGAGCGACGAGACCCAGCCCCCCGTCGCCGTCGTCGTCGGCGGCGGACTCGCCGGCATCACGGCCGCCCTCCGCCTCGCCGACGCCGGACTCGACGTGACCCTGCTGGAAGGGCGGCCCCGCCTCGGCGGCCTCGCCTTCTCCTTCCAGCGCGGCGACCTCACCGTCGACAACGGCCAGCACGTCTACCTGCGCTGCTGCACCGGCTACCGCTGGTTCCTCGACCGCATCGAGGCCGCCCACCTCGCCCCCCTCCAGGACCGCCTGGACGTCCCCGTCCTGGACGTCGGCCGCGCCGCCGGACCCCGCCTGGGACGGCTGCGCCGCACCGGCCTGCCCGTACCGCTGCACCTCGCCGGCGGCCTCGCCGCCTACCCGCACCTCTCCCTCGCCGAGAAGGCGAACGTCGGCCGCGCCGCCCTGGCGCTCGGCCGCCTCGACCCCGCCGACCCGGCCCTGGACCGCATCGACTTCGCCACCTGGCTGAAGCAGCACGGCCAGTCCGAGCGCACCATCGAGGCCCTCTGGGACCTCGTCGGCGTCGCCACCCTCAACGCCACCGCGTCCCACGCCTCCATGGCCCTGGCCGCCAAGGTCTTCAAGACCGGCCTGCTCTCCGAGCCCGGCGCCGCCGACATCGGCTGGGCCACCGTCCCGCTCGGCGAACTGCACGACACCCTCGCCCGCAAGGCCCTGGACACCGCGGGCGTCCGCACCGAGCTGCGCGCCAAGGTGGGGTCCCTGACCCGCACCGAGGACGGCCGCTGGAGCGTCGAGACGGCGGGGGAGCACCTCACCGCCGACACCGTCGTCCTCGCCGTACCCCAGCACGAGACCCACGACCTGCTGCCCGCAGGGGCGCTGGACGAGCCGGACCTGCTCCTCGACATCGACAACGCGCCCATCCTCAACGTGCACGTCGTCTACGACCGCAAGGTGCTGCGCCGCCCGTTCTTCGCCGCGATCGGCTCCCCGGTCCAGTGGGTCTTCGACCGTACGCACTCCTCGGGGCTCAAGGGACCCGGGCAGTATCTGGCGGTCTCCCAGTCCGCCGCCCAGGACGAGATCGACCTCCCCGTCGCCGAGCTGCGCGAGCGCTACCTCCCCGAGCTGGAGCGGCTCCTGCCCGCCGCGCGCGGCGCAGGCATCCGGGACTTCTTCGTCACCCGGGAGCGCACCGCCACCTTCGCGCCCGCCCCGGGCGTCGGCGCCCTGCGCCCCGGCCCCCGTACGCGGGCGCCCGGACTGCACCTCTCGGGCGCCTGGACCGCCACCGGCTGGCCCGCGACGATGGAGGGTGCCGTGCGCAGCGGCTCCCAGGCCGCCGACGCGGCCCTCCACGACCTCGGCCGCCCCCATGGACATCCGCTGCAGGAGGCGGCATGA
- a CDS encoding polyprenyl synthetase family protein — MSSTTGTRGESVTPANPASDTVDQTTDVTALLERGRALSAPVLRAAVDRLAPPMDTVAAYHFGWIDAEGRPSDGDGGKAVRPALALLSAEAAGAPAEAGVPGAVAVELVHNFSLLHDDLMDGDEQRRHRDTVWKVHGPAQAILVGDALFALAYDVLLELGTVEAGRAARRLTSATRKLIDGQAQDISYEHRERVTVEECLEMEGNKTGALLACAVSIGAVLGGADDRTADTLEAYGYHLGLAFQAVDDLLGIWGDPEATGKQTWSDLRQRKKSLPVVAALAAGGPASERLGELLAADAKSSDFDSFSEEEFAARAALIEEAGGREWTAQEARRQHAVAIEALHGVDMPHQVRAQLTALADFVVVRKR, encoded by the coding sequence ATGAGCAGTACCACCGGAACAAGAGGAGAGTCAGTGACCCCGGCGAATCCGGCTTCCGACACCGTGGACCAGACCACGGACGTCACCGCGCTTCTGGAGCGCGGACGAGCCCTGTCAGCGCCGGTGCTGCGGGCTGCCGTGGACCGGCTGGCGCCGCCCATGGACACCGTCGCGGCCTACCACTTCGGCTGGATCGACGCCGAAGGACGGCCCTCGGACGGCGACGGCGGCAAGGCCGTGCGCCCCGCCCTCGCCCTGCTGTCGGCCGAAGCGGCCGGTGCCCCCGCCGAGGCGGGCGTCCCCGGCGCCGTGGCCGTCGAACTCGTGCACAACTTCTCGCTGCTGCACGACGACCTCATGGACGGCGACGAGCAGCGCCGCCACCGCGACACCGTATGGAAGGTGCACGGCCCCGCCCAGGCCATCCTGGTCGGCGACGCGCTCTTCGCCCTCGCCTACGACGTCCTGCTGGAGCTCGGCACGGTCGAGGCGGGCCGCGCGGCCCGCCGGCTGACCTCCGCCACCCGCAAGCTCATCGACGGCCAGGCGCAGGACATCTCCTACGAGCACCGCGAGCGGGTCACCGTCGAGGAGTGCCTGGAGATGGAGGGCAACAAGACCGGCGCCCTGCTGGCCTGCGCCGTCTCCATCGGCGCGGTCCTCGGCGGCGCGGACGACCGCACCGCCGACACCCTGGAGGCGTACGGCTACCACCTGGGCCTCGCCTTCCAGGCCGTCGACGACCTGCTCGGCATCTGGGGCGACCCCGAGGCCACCGGCAAGCAGACCTGGAGCGACCTGCGCCAGCGCAAGAAGTCCCTCCCGGTCGTCGCCGCGCTCGCCGCGGGCGGACCGGCCTCCGAGCGGCTGGGCGAACTGCTCGCCGCCGACGCCAAGAGCAGCGACTTCGACAGCTTCTCCGAAGAGGAGTTCGCCGCCCGCGCGGCGCTCATCGAGGAGGCGGGCGGCCGCGAGTGGACCGCACAGGAAGCCCGTCGTCAGCACGCGGTCGCCATCGAGGCGCTGCACGGTGTCGACATGCCGCATCAGGTACGGGCGCAGCTCACCGCGCTCGCGGACTTCGTGGTGGTGCGGAAGCGGTGA